Proteins encoded together in one Fibrobacter sp. UWH4 window:
- the xseA gene encoding exodeoxyribonuclease VII large subunit: METENKSYTVTQYMKALKQKVESTPAVWVRGVITQINEKARVVYLSIADFEEGNVNPLATVPLYCYSAKFAAIRAKVENYPQPFTLKEQLKVSFLIKADLYVPYGKLQAQILDIDPVYTLGELALTKSAILKRLALEGLLEKNKALTLADVPIRVGLITGEGTAAYKDFTTKLAESPFNFKVKTAYAKMQGADTEPTVLAALEELAKDSELDVVCIIRGGGSKTDLNFFDSEALCRAVANFPLPVFTGIGHEIDRSLLDEVAYQSCITPTDTAKRLIDRVTDSWNRMLSLAQSIALQTKETLVSVNRDLTYKGNRLQQKVNALIQKEAMKLSLYKGNLQKDLQFIFRGERERIARDTEGLHQGSRKILDLEKSKFNLIELRVKNADPETTLSKGYTLTLDANGKFIRNKNQLKPGDTLTTRFKDGCVQSIVK, translated from the coding sequence ATGGAAACCGAAAACAAGTCCTATACCGTCACCCAATACATGAAGGCCCTGAAGCAGAAGGTGGAATCGACCCCTGCCGTTTGGGTGCGTGGCGTGATTACCCAGATTAACGAGAAGGCGCGCGTCGTCTATCTGAGCATTGCGGACTTTGAAGAAGGGAACGTGAACCCGCTTGCGACGGTTCCCCTGTATTGCTATTCGGCAAAATTCGCCGCCATTCGAGCCAAGGTTGAAAATTACCCGCAGCCGTTCACGCTCAAGGAACAGCTCAAGGTGAGTTTCTTGATCAAGGCGGACCTTTATGTGCCTTACGGAAAATTGCAGGCACAGATTCTGGATATTGACCCCGTTTACACGCTCGGGGAACTAGCTCTTACCAAAAGCGCCATCTTAAAGAGGCTCGCGCTCGAAGGCTTGTTAGAAAAGAACAAGGCGTTGACACTTGCCGATGTTCCCATTCGCGTGGGACTTATTACCGGCGAAGGGACGGCCGCCTACAAGGATTTTACCACCAAGCTCGCTGAATCGCCTTTTAATTTCAAGGTGAAAACGGCTTATGCCAAAATGCAGGGCGCAGACACCGAGCCCACGGTACTTGCCGCCCTCGAGGAACTCGCCAAGGATTCAGAACTGGACGTCGTGTGCATTATCCGCGGAGGTGGCAGCAAAACCGACCTAAACTTTTTCGACAGCGAAGCATTGTGCCGCGCCGTTGCGAACTTTCCGCTACCGGTGTTTACCGGAATCGGTCATGAAATTGACCGCAGCCTTTTGGACGAAGTCGCCTACCAGTCCTGCATTACGCCGACCGATACCGCGAAACGCCTGATTGACCGCGTCACCGACAGTTGGAACCGTATGCTTTCGCTTGCGCAAAGCATTGCATTACAGACAAAAGAAACACTTGTCTCCGTCAACCGCGACCTGACCTACAAGGGGAACCGCCTGCAGCAAAAGGTGAACGCCCTTATTCAAAAAGAAGCGATGAAACTTTCGCTGTACAAGGGCAACCTACAAAAAGACTTGCAGTTTATCTTTAGAGGCGAACGCGAACGCATCGCCCGCGACACCGAAGGTCTGCACCAAGGATCCCGCAAAATTCTGGACCTTGAAAAATCTAAATTCAACCTCATCGAACTCCGCGTCAAAAACGCCGACCCCGAGACCACGCTTTCTAAAGGCTACACGCTTACGCTTGACGCCAACGGCAAGTTCATACGCAACAAGAATCAGCTAAAGCCCGGCGACACCCTGACCACAAGGTTCAAAGACGGCTGCGTACAGTCAATCGTGAAATAA
- a CDS encoding FISUMP domain-containing protein has protein sequence MRKMFFTIIAGALLLAACDDSSTSANSTDSPQSSGTNTSISSDSKTPTSNSGAAKSTGKCSNASDDLVDSRDGQIYKTVKIGDQIWMAENMNYASPNSWTNDSLDKDGSIFGRFYYRGTSLEACPEGWHLPTKEEMRTLIETAGGIENAGKQLKATSTWNKNEDGKDGNGDDSFCFGAKAAGESQEETKGAYDVGEYTTFWTKDVYTEPPQVDFYTGMQKVTFDEYYYLKIRNDSAWIERSSSHDGRNIRCLKGDPEPEPPLPENISAPLPDSVQKELDKAIRIERLNNQIAKLTNLSECETIESITEDEIAYCRTRFCLLHPELFECEEY, from the coding sequence ATGAGAAAAATGTTCTTTACCATTATCGCCGGAGCCCTTTTGCTTGCGGCCTGCGATGACAGTTCCACCTCGGCAAATTCAACAGATTCGCCACAATCTTCCGGTACAAACACATCTATTTCTTCGGATTCAAAGACGCCGACTTCCAATTCGGGCGCTGCAAAATCTACGGGAAAATGTTCCAATGCCTCGGATGATCTAGTGGATTCTCGCGACGGTCAAATTTACAAGACCGTAAAAATTGGCGACCAAATTTGGATGGCCGAAAACATGAATTATGCAAGTCCTAATAGCTGGACAAACGACAGCCTCGACAAGGACGGATCCATCTTCGGCAGATTCTACTATAGGGGAACCTCCTTGGAAGCATGCCCAGAAGGATGGCATCTGCCCACTAAAGAAGAAATGAGAACGCTCATTGAAACTGCCGGGGGAATCGAAAATGCGGGCAAGCAATTAAAAGCGACCTCGACATGGAACAAAAACGAAGACGGCAAAGACGGTAACGGAGACGACAGTTTCTGCTTCGGCGCAAAAGCCGCAGGAGAATCGCAAGAGGAGACAAAAGGAGCCTATGATGTTGGTGAATACACCACTTTCTGGACTAAAGACGTCTACACTGAACCGCCTCAAGTAGACTTTTATACGGGCATGCAAAAAGTCACCTTCGATGAATACTACTACTTGAAGATTAGGAACGATTCCGCATGGATTGAAAGAAGTTCGTCCCATGATGGCAGAAATATACGATGCCTAAAAGGCGACCCGGAACCCGAGCCGCCACTCCCAGAAAACATATCCGCACCACTCCCCGATTCAGTACAGAAAGAACTTGATAAGGCCATACGAATAGAGCGCCTCAACAATCAAATTGCAAAATTGACGAACTTATCGGAATGTGAAACCATCGAGTCCATCACCGAAGATGAAATCGCATATTGCAGGACAAGATTCTGCTTACTTCATCCTGAATTGTTTGAATGTGAAGAGTATTAA
- a CDS encoding chloride channel protein, translating into MNFRDFGKYNQFKEQFAGMSPEMKEQMMRMAKEQMKARLNAFAQKWLSQPVLIIVALFLGALVGALTAFFGQVLLAVSALRDAHPIYWIPGLALIGIAIVLGYKKFGKGTERGMDMVFGVAHGKESEIPLRMIPMVAVSTWLTHLFGGSAGREGVAMQIGATLGHNISKKIHVEKAGKVLLVAGMAAGFAGLFQTPLAAIALALEVLLVGYLELSALLPAAVAAFTAYKVSEMLGLEKFSVDLHTLFPDYNVANLLWNENGFDIHFVLKLALLGVLFGIVGGGFAKLLSLAKKFAANKLPNPVKRIAFVGIGISLLLLVFWQGRYAGLGTNLIDLCFAGSQAADVNAAGNAATVFAYDWILKFALTIATIAVGFKGGEVTPLFAIGATFGAWVATMVGVPLPLAAALGYAAVFGGATNTLFAPIFIGAEIFGFDTLPAFFIVCVVAFACNGGQSIYAQKKLRLK; encoded by the coding sequence ATGAATTTTAGAGATTTTGGCAAATACAACCAATTCAAGGAACAGTTCGCCGGCATGTCTCCCGAAATGAAGGAGCAGATGATGCGCATGGCGAAAGAACAGATGAAGGCGCGATTAAACGCCTTTGCGCAAAAGTGGCTTTCGCAGCCTGTACTGATTATAGTCGCCCTATTCCTCGGAGCCCTAGTCGGAGCGCTGACAGCCTTCTTCGGTCAGGTGCTGCTAGCTGTTTCTGCCTTGCGCGACGCGCATCCTATCTACTGGATTCCTGGACTTGCGCTCATCGGCATCGCCATCGTTCTTGGATACAAGAAGTTCGGCAAGGGCACCGAGCGCGGCATGGACATGGTCTTCGGAGTCGCTCACGGAAAAGAAAGCGAAATTCCCCTGCGCATGATTCCGATGGTTGCCGTAAGCACCTGGCTTACGCATTTGTTCGGCGGTAGCGCCGGCCGCGAAGGAGTCGCGATGCAGATTGGTGCGACGCTCGGGCACAACATCAGCAAGAAAATCCATGTCGAAAAAGCGGGTAAGGTCCTGCTGGTTGCAGGAATGGCGGCCGGCTTCGCGGGACTTTTCCAGACACCCCTTGCGGCGATTGCGCTCGCCCTTGAAGTATTGTTAGTCGGTTACCTGGAACTTTCCGCGCTGTTGCCAGCTGCGGTCGCCGCTTTCACGGCCTACAAGGTTTCCGAAATGCTCGGACTCGAAAAATTTTCCGTTGATTTGCACACGCTTTTCCCTGATTATAATGTTGCGAATTTGCTCTGGAACGAAAACGGATTCGACATCCATTTTGTGTTGAAGCTTGCACTGCTCGGCGTACTGTTCGGAATCGTAGGAGGCGGGTTTGCCAAGTTGCTTTCACTCGCGAAAAAATTTGCGGCGAACAAGTTGCCGAACCCGGTCAAGCGCATCGCCTTCGTCGGCATTGGAATCAGCCTCTTACTGTTGGTATTTTGGCAGGGCCGCTACGCAGGGCTCGGAACTAACCTGATTGACCTTTGCTTTGCTGGCTCGCAGGCCGCAGATGTAAATGCCGCGGGAAACGCCGCAACAGTTTTCGCCTACGACTGGATTCTGAAATTTGCACTTACGATTGCAACAATCGCCGTCGGATTCAAGGGCGGCGAAGTCACGCCGTTATTCGCCATTGGAGCCACATTCGGTGCGTGGGTCGCCACGATGGTCGGTGTTCCTCTGCCGCTTGCAGCAGCCCTCGGATACGCAGCCGTCTTTGGCGGAGCAACCAATACGCTGTTTGCCCCCATCTTTATCGGTGCAGAAATTTTCGGTTTCGACACCTTGCCCGCATTTTTCATCGTATGCGTAGTCGCCTTTGCCTGCAACGGCGGCCAAAGCATCTACGCGCAGAAAAAACTAAGACTTAAATAA
- a CDS encoding type II toxin-antitoxin system Phd/YefM family antitoxin codes for MSKVVSAMEVRQNFGSLLNQVSIKDEEIVIERAGKPLARLVSVNAPSTGLLDFRDIGKLPNQIWED; via the coding sequence ATGTCTAAAGTAGTTTCTGCCATGGAAGTCCGCCAGAATTTCGGCTCGCTCTTGAATCAGGTTTCAATCAAGGACGAGGAAATTGTTATCGAGCGTGCGGGTAAGCCCTTGGCCCGCCTCGTAAGCGTGAATGCTCCGTCGACGGGACTTCTAGACTTCCGCGATATCGGTAAACTTCCGAACCAGATCTGGGAAGATTAA
- a CDS encoding radical SAM/SPASM domain-containing protein — protein MNAVYIEITDVCNLNCSFCPCGKANSSAVSLSTKRPREFMNTELFKRCITEAATVAENVYFHVLGEPTLHPGFGHFLKKLEATPLKLNLTTNGTTIARVSQRLLECPAVRQVNFSTHAYTELPQETALAHLQDVLDFCKMANAVRPDLYINLRLWNVGDDSSDAWNRTMLAKVGEAFGSNIELGHFCSRHKSFNVTGRIYLHQDSRFEWPAASSSTERLPVTSSPTERSDGGDPSITSTNYSVWIPSGQSPSRMTAAGTCRALDTHVAILHDGRVVACCLDHSGQITLGKITDQSLAEILDSPMATNLREGFEKHELRHPFCQSCSFCKRFGK, from the coding sequence ATGAATGCGGTCTATATCGAAATCACGGACGTTTGCAACTTGAATTGCAGCTTTTGCCCTTGCGGCAAGGCGAATTCATCGGCAGTATCCCTTTCGACAAAAAGACCCCGCGAATTCATGAACACGGAGCTTTTCAAACGTTGCATCACAGAGGCGGCGACCGTTGCCGAAAACGTCTACTTTCATGTGCTTGGCGAACCCACGCTGCACCCGGGATTCGGGCATTTCCTGAAAAAACTGGAAGCGACTCCGCTCAAGCTGAACCTGACAACTAACGGAACCACGATTGCGCGGGTTTCGCAACGACTTTTGGAATGCCCCGCCGTGCGGCAGGTGAACTTTTCAACGCACGCCTACACCGAGCTACCACAGGAAACGGCACTTGCGCACCTTCAAGACGTCCTTGACTTTTGCAAAATGGCAAATGCGGTGCGTCCCGACCTGTACATCAACTTAAGGCTCTGGAACGTAGGCGATGATTCCAGCGATGCCTGGAACCGCACCATGCTCGCCAAGGTAGGCGAGGCTTTCGGTTCCAATATCGAACTAGGTCATTTCTGCAGCCGCCACAAAAGTTTCAATGTCACCGGACGAATCTACCTGCATCAGGACAGCCGATTTGAATGGCCCGCCGCGTCATCCTCGACCGAACGATTACCCGTCACGTCATCCCCGACTGAACGAAGTGATGGAGGGGATCCGTCAATTACAAGCACAAATTATAGTGTATGGATTCCGTCGGGGCAAAGCCCCTCCAGAATGACTGCTGCGGGAACATGCCGCGCGCTTGACACCCATGTAGCAATCCTGCACGACGGCCGCGTTGTCGCCTGTTGCCTAGACCATAGCGGACAAATAACTCTTGGAAAAATCACCGACCAAAGTCTTGCGGAAATTCTTGACTCGCCCATGGCAACAAACCTCCGCGAAGGTTTCGAAAAACACGAATTGCGCCACCCGTTTTGCCAGAGTTGCTCCTTCTGCAAGCGTTTCGGAAAATAA
- a CDS encoding glycosyl hydrolase family 28-related protein, producing MNKALFLFIVFFAISAFAQVEFPMGSKIVNVTKDPYFAKGDGKNDDTEAIQKALNDHPDGDYIIYLPHGIYKITDGLVWPTTKKEESSSRRTILQGQSMGGTIIQLADSTYGFDNPDFPKALIFTGEGPSPKYRNAIRDLTLRTGKANPGAIGIQFNASNQGTINNVKVYSGDSTGVYGIDLGFTEGIGPLLLKNVEVRGFNVGVYAKGENGVATLEHVTLGGQRKYGLENENMNLSVRSLRFKGYTPAVFNHGEYAIMSLVDGLLEFDNDKKKVKPTTAIVNESHLFARSMKVSRYKTMIQSKKKGYNEEMIQGEIVEFATQETHQLCHSPKQSMRLAVAETPNYPEQKADNWITIAGDYGGKSNTGADDSKAIQEAIDDGAETIYFPPGGRWTINRDIYIRNRVRRILGIEGRIDGKGKFIIESGAFGELTIERFSEFGSGIILKSKRNLLLKNMMVRALETDELGGGDVFLEDVTIGTIQLNYQKLWGRQVTMMGDTKGPKITNNGGDIWILGLTAKKGNTILQNFNKANAELIGVEIVASDKAKDRPMFINDNSGLSIMGLRETLTRGNAYQKIVEESRKASAIKSLYSTDLLKTPNGGTLLPLFVGYAPKQGANEKPIAKIPHEMLIVQPDLLRIKGSIEDDGRGDGLCEDPVRWKKGLGPGKVVFSDSMAYETDVSFTASGRYNIIFTGDDGYQTGSDTGKVYVFDKRYTTLDNTGDGLPSGRGAATWISEFDNYSPHNSDPEIHIANVSGGNAGKLYLRFDLSALPGALFDAALKLEFNQDSVKKPIQLNIFGLKENSKEMNFGDQKLGVDWADFELTWENAPANIPQAGGQFNIRKNSGGGVDTKYADFLGIITLNPKAPLGAFLRTPSLTEFFKRKHASNLYTLILTAVEQGETILPSAAAGREFAPSLYIGYFDNTRSVGGEAMDGGYTLSKVNIDIYSLECNFDLTVGYPQFVQIEIVNEFGKRMLTVAARDLAGEKKTNFKFKAMAFPTGKYVLRVIGEAFTAEQPFYILN from the coding sequence ATGAATAAAGCCCTGTTTCTTTTTATTGTCTTTTTTGCGATTTCGGCGTTCGCCCAGGTGGAATTTCCCATGGGCTCCAAGATTGTCAATGTCACTAAAGATCCCTATTTTGCAAAGGGTGACGGCAAGAACGATGACACCGAAGCCATTCAGAAAGCTCTGAACGACCATCCCGACGGCGACTACATTATCTACCTTCCGCACGGCATTTACAAGATTACCGACGGTCTTGTCTGGCCCACCACCAAAAAAGAGGAATCGTCCAGCAGAAGGACCATTTTGCAGGGACAGAGCATGGGCGGAACAATTATCCAGCTCGCCGACAGTACCTACGGTTTCGACAATCCCGATTTTCCCAAGGCACTCATTTTTACAGGCGAAGGCCCCTCTCCCAAATACAGAAACGCCATCCGCGACCTCACCCTGCGCACCGGCAAGGCAAACCCCGGTGCCATCGGTATTCAGTTTAACGCGTCTAACCAGGGCACCATCAACAACGTGAAGGTTTATTCCGGTGACTCCACGGGTGTTTACGGCATCGACCTCGGCTTTACCGAGGGAATCGGTCCCCTGCTTTTGAAGAACGTAGAAGTCCGCGGATTCAATGTCGGCGTCTATGCCAAGGGTGAAAACGGGGTCGCAACCCTGGAACACGTGACACTGGGCGGGCAACGCAAATACGGACTTGAAAACGAAAATATGAACCTGTCCGTGCGCTCGTTGCGTTTCAAGGGATACACTCCCGCCGTATTCAACCACGGTGAATACGCCATCATGAGCCTGGTCGACGGCCTGCTCGAATTCGACAACGACAAGAAGAAAGTCAAGCCGACCACCGCTATCGTCAACGAGAGCCACCTGTTCGCAAGATCCATGAAGGTCTCGCGCTACAAGACCATGATCCAGTCCAAGAAAAAGGGCTATAACGAAGAAATGATCCAAGGCGAGATCGTCGAATTCGCTACGCAAGAAACTCACCAGCTCTGCCACAGCCCGAAACAGTCCATGAGACTCGCCGTTGCAGAAACGCCGAACTACCCGGAGCAGAAAGCCGACAACTGGATTACGATCGCAGGCGACTACGGTGGAAAATCGAATACGGGTGCCGACGATTCCAAGGCCATTCAAGAAGCGATTGACGACGGTGCAGAAACGATCTATTTCCCGCCCGGCGGCCGCTGGACCATTAACCGCGATATCTACATCCGTAACCGTGTCCGCCGGATTTTGGGTATCGAAGGACGCATTGACGGCAAGGGCAAGTTCATCATCGAAAGCGGAGCTTTCGGCGAACTCACGATTGAACGTTTCTCGGAATTCGGAAGCGGCATCATCCTGAAATCCAAGCGCAACCTGTTGCTCAAGAATATGATGGTACGCGCCCTTGAAACCGACGAACTCGGTGGAGGCGATGTCTTCCTGGAAGACGTGACCATCGGGACCATCCAGCTAAACTACCAGAAGCTCTGGGGCCGTCAGGTGACCATGATGGGCGACACCAAGGGGCCCAAGATTACGAATAACGGTGGAGACATTTGGATTCTCGGTCTCACCGCCAAGAAGGGCAACACGATTCTCCAGAACTTCAACAAGGCGAACGCCGAACTCATCGGTGTCGAGATTGTCGCAAGCGACAAGGCGAAAGACCGCCCCATGTTCATCAACGACAATTCCGGACTTTCGATTATGGGTCTCCGCGAAACCCTCACCCGCGGAAACGCCTACCAGAAAATCGTCGAAGAATCGAGAAAGGCATCCGCCATCAAGTCGCTCTACAGCACGGACCTGTTAAAGACGCCTAACGGAGGCACGCTCCTTCCGCTATTCGTCGGATATGCCCCCAAGCAAGGCGCCAACGAAAAGCCTATCGCAAAGATTCCACACGAAATGCTTATCGTGCAGCCCGACCTGCTCCGCATCAAGGGTAGCATCGAAGATGACGGACGCGGCGACGGCCTCTGTGAGGACCCCGTGCGCTGGAAAAAGGGCCTGGGCCCCGGCAAGGTCGTTTTCTCGGACAGTATGGCCTACGAAACGGATGTGTCATTTACCGCCAGCGGCCGCTACAACATCATCTTTACCGGCGATGACGGTTACCAGACCGGCTCCGACACCGGCAAGGTCTACGTATTCGACAAGCGCTACACCACGCTCGACAACACCGGCGACGGTCTCCCGAGCGGACGCGGAGCCGCCACCTGGATTTCGGAATTCGACAACTACAGCCCGCACAATTCCGACCCCGAAATCCATATTGCAAACGTTTCGGGAGGCAATGCAGGCAAGCTTTACCTGCGCTTCGATCTTTCCGCACTTCCGGGAGCCCTTTTCGACGCGGCCCTGAAGCTGGAATTCAACCAGGACTCCGTCAAGAAGCCGATTCAGCTCAACATTTTCGGATTGAAGGAAAATTCCAAGGAAATGAACTTCGGCGACCAGAAACTCGGCGTCGACTGGGCGGACTTCGAACTCACATGGGAAAACGCCCCGGCAAACATCCCGCAGGCGGGCGGCCAGTTCAACATCCGTAAAAATTCGGGTGGCGGCGTCGATACCAAGTACGCCGACTTCCTGGGCATCATCACCTTGAATCCGAAGGCTCCGCTGGGCGCATTCCTGCGCACTCCCTCGCTCACGGAATTTTTCAAGCGCAAGCACGCCTCTAACCTGTACACGCTGATTTTGACCGCTGTCGAACAAGGAGAAACCATTCTTCCCTCTGCCGCAGCAGGCAGGGAATTCGCGCCGTCTCTTTATATCGGCTACTTCGACAACACGCGTTCCGTCGGTGGCGAAGCCATGGACGGCGGTTACACGCTTTCGAAAGTGAACATAGACATCTACAGCCTCGAATGCAATTTCGACCTGACCGTGGGTTACCCGCAGTTCGTGCAGATCGAAATCGTGAACGAATTCGGCAAGCGCATGCTGACCGTTGCGGCCCGCGACTTGGCTGGCGAAAAGAAAACCAACTTCAAATTCAAGGCGATGGCATTCCCGACCGGCAAATACGTGCTGCGAGTCATTGGCGAAGCCTTTACCGCCGAACAACCTTTCTACATCTTGAACTAG
- a CDS encoding spermidine/putrescine ABC transporter substrate-binding protein — MKTRFSTLLIVLFCFWATILFCGCGDKHQHHPKTISVLTYSEYFAQEMITDFQMKTGYQLQLDLYEAQEEMINRLRTKGTNKYDLIIASDVVIQEMVRLGLIAPIDTNKVPNRINIADQFKKPAYDPTNTYTLPYLWGTTGILYRDTTISVDSVTYDMLFDSKQTKGNFSLLEEERSMLSMALLAKGFSANSTKMDEINQAVEHILHAKKDPHFIGFDPSEISKDKVLAKIDWAAIVFNGEAMDAINEDSTLQYAIPKEGSFMWVDAMTLSSKADNPEGAYAFMNYILDAQVGAYLARSVNFASPNKASSKYLNEQFKKNRVINPTKEEIDRMVFLRDLGDASKLFDAAWTTVKTH, encoded by the coding sequence ATGAAAACGCGATTTTCTACACTACTCATTGTTTTATTTTGTTTTTGGGCAACAATTCTCTTCTGCGGTTGCGGTGATAAACATCAGCATCATCCCAAGACTATTTCCGTCTTGACCTATAGCGAATACTTCGCCCAAGAAATGATTACGGACTTCCAGATGAAAACGGGCTACCAGTTGCAACTAGACCTCTACGAAGCCCAGGAAGAAATGATAAACAGACTTCGCACCAAAGGGACCAATAAATACGATCTCATTATCGCATCTGACGTCGTCATCCAGGAAATGGTGCGGTTAGGGCTCATCGCCCCCATCGACACGAACAAGGTTCCCAACAGAATCAACATCGCCGACCAATTCAAGAAGCCCGCCTACGACCCCACCAACACCTATACGCTTCCCTACTTATGGGGAACCACGGGTATCCTTTACCGCGACACCACCATCAGCGTAGACAGCGTAACCTACGACATGTTGTTTGATTCCAAGCAGACCAAGGGTAACTTCAGCCTGCTCGAAGAGGAAAGGTCCATGCTTTCGATGGCGCTGCTAGCAAAAGGGTTTAGCGCAAACAGCACGAAAATGGACGAAATCAACCAGGCTGTCGAACATATCCTTCATGCAAAGAAGGACCCCCATTTTATTGGATTCGACCCCTCCGAAATTTCCAAGGACAAGGTTCTTGCCAAGATTGACTGGGCAGCCATCGTCTTCAACGGCGAAGCCATGGACGCCATTAACGAAGACTCCACGTTGCAGTACGCCATTCCGAAGGAAGGAAGCTTTATGTGGGTAGATGCCATGACCCTCAGCAGTAAAGCAGATAATCCTGAAGGGGCTTACGCCTTCATGAATTACATTCTTGATGCCCAAGTCGGAGCCTACCTCGCCAGGTCGGTCAACTTCGCAAGTCCCAACAAGGCGAGCAGCAAGTACCTCAACGAGCAGTTCAAGAAAAACCGCGTCATTAACCCGACCAAGGAAGAAATCGACCGTATGGTATTCCTGCGCGACCTGGGCGACGCCTCCAAGCTCTTCGATGCAGCTTGGACAACCGTCAAGACGCACTAA
- a CDS encoding pyridoxal phosphate-dependent aminotransferase encodes MRRRLLSEGAKELSYEIREIVKKANQLKALGLPIHWENIGDPIEKKCQIPDWIKDIVVDLAKTNRSYGYCPSKGMLETREFLVKENNKLGGAQINVDDILFFNGLGDAIATIYGLLSMTTRIIGPAPAYSTHSSAEAAHAHTAPITYRLQPENHWYPDLEELENKVKYNPSIAGILILNPDNPTGMVYPLEILQKIVDIAKRYNLFIICDEIYNKITYNGAHAYALAEYIGDVPGIALKGISKEYPWPGARCGWAEYYNRDKDEQFDAFCRALDNAKMVEVCSTTLPQMTIPRVLGDKRFKEHRDALNEKIGRRSAIINEILSDIPELYFNPTYGAFYNTIIFREGTLNSHQTLKIDNPIIKKKVEEWCSKTTNLDYRFVYYLLGAKGICVVPSTSFCTDLKGFRVTLLEEDEEELREVFTTIHDAIVEYLHS; translated from the coding sequence ATGCGCAGAAGACTATTGAGCGAAGGTGCCAAGGAACTCTCTTACGAAATCCGTGAGATCGTGAAGAAGGCAAACCAGCTCAAGGCACTCGGCCTCCCCATTCATTGGGAAAATATTGGAGACCCCATTGAAAAGAAATGTCAGATTCCTGACTGGATTAAGGATATTGTAGTTGACCTCGCCAAGACAAACCGCAGCTACGGTTACTGTCCGTCCAAGGGGATGCTCGAAACCCGCGAATTCCTGGTGAAAGAAAACAACAAGCTGGGCGGCGCCCAGATCAATGTCGATGACATTCTGTTCTTCAACGGCCTCGGCGACGCCATCGCCACGATTTACGGTCTTCTTTCGATGACGACCCGCATTATCGGACCGGCACCGGCCTACTCCACTCACAGCTCTGCTGAAGCGGCTCATGCCCACACGGCCCCGATTACTTACCGCTTGCAGCCAGAAAACCACTGGTATCCGGATTTGGAAGAACTCGAAAACAAGGTGAAGTACAACCCGAGTATCGCGGGCATCTTGATTTTGAACCCGGACAATCCGACAGGCATGGTCTACCCGCTCGAGATTCTCCAGAAAATCGTGGATATCGCCAAGCGCTACAACCTGTTCATCATCTGCGACGAAATCTACAACAAGATTACATACAACGGAGCGCACGCTTACGCGCTCGCCGAATACATTGGCGACGTGCCGGGTATCGCCCTCAAGGGCATTTCCAAGGAATACCCGTGGCCGGGCGCTCGTTGCGGCTGGGCTGAATATTACAACCGCGACAAGGACGAACAGTTCGACGCATTCTGCCGCGCTTTGGACAACGCGAAGATGGTGGAAGTCTGCTCAACCACGCTACCGCAGATGACGATTCCCCGCGTGCTTGGCGACAAGCGCTTCAAGGAACACCGCGATGCGTTAAACGAAAAAATCGGCCGCCGTAGCGCCATCATCAACGAAATCCTTTCCGATATTCCGGAGCTGTATTTCAACCCGACTTATGGTGCCTTCTACAACACCATCATCTTCCGCGAAGGGACGCTCAACAGCCACCAGACCTTGAAGATCGACAACCCGATTATCAAGAAGAAGGTGGAAGAATGGTGCAGCAAGACAACGAACCTCGACTACCGCTTCGTGTACTACCTGCTGGGCGCGAAGGGAATCTGCGTGGTGCCGAGCACGAGTTTCTGTACCGACCTCAAGGGCTTCCGCGTGACGCTTCTCGAAGAAGACGAAGAGGAACTGAGGGAAGTGTTCACCACGATTCACGATGCAATCGTGGAATACTTGCACAGCTAG
- a CDS encoding type I restriction enzyme HsdR N-terminal domain-containing protein has protein sequence MNNLKHQTLFDPIRQKEVPATPEELVRQATVKFLMDEVKVPQNLIAVEFALSTVESSTDDRVDILVQDFKDGADLKHPWLLVECKAPGEYTWQALQVQLNKYLQVLTPKYVMLSLGDAVRYFALDAATKRFQKIDKLPAFSA, from the coding sequence GTGAACAACCTCAAGCATCAAACCTTATTCGACCCCATTCGCCAAAAAGAGGTGCCCGCTACGCCCGAAGAACTCGTGCGTCAGGCGACGGTTAAATTCCTGATGGATGAAGTCAAGGTGCCGCAGAACCTGATTGCGGTGGAGTTTGCACTTTCGACGGTGGAGTCTTCTACAGATGACCGCGTGGACATTCTGGTGCAGGACTTTAAGGATGGCGCAGACTTGAAGCATCCGTGGCTTTTGGTGGAATGCAAGGCTCCGGGCGAGTACACGTGGCAAGCGCTCCAGGTGCAGTTGAACAAGTATTTGCAGGTACTGACGCCTAAGTACGTGATGCTATCGCTAGGCGATGCCGTGCGCTACTTTGCGCTGGATGCCGCCACCAAGCGTTTCCAGAAAATAGATAAGCTTCCCGCTTTTAGTGCTTAA